Part of the Zea mays cultivar B73 chromosome 4, Zm-B73-REFERENCE-NAM-5.0, whole genome shotgun sequence genome is shown below.
AATTTGACTCAATATTAAACCTAATAatttcatataaatcatacacgTAGAACATAGAAGTTTTTTAATTACAATATCACAAAATGGAAGTAAGATATCACCTTGGAGGTCGGGTCACGGGCGTGACGGCGGGTCGCGGGCGAGACGACGGGGCGCGGGGGTTGGAGGTCGGCCGCGTGCACTTTGCCGGCGTGGAGAGTGGCCGAGGGCGCGGCGGTCGAGGCACTGTGGCGTGGGGGCAGCGACGACCGAGGCGCAGCGGCGGTCGAGGCGCGGCGGCGTGGAGGGCGCGCGACGGTCGAGGGCAGGGGCGCGACGACCAAGGGGCGCGGTGGGCGAGGGCGTGGTGGTGTCGGGCGCGGTGGGCGAGAAGGCGCAACGACCGAGGGCGTGGCAGTCAAGGGCGGGGTGGCATCCATCGCGGCGGCGTGGagggccgcggcggcggcgcgtgagTGAGAGAGTGAGAAAGAAAGGATTTAGCAGTTGctatgtactttgccgagtgcccatgaTCTGGCTCTAGGCAAagattttttatttttaaaatgcactttgtcgagtgccctcgatccggcactcggcaaaggcttctttgctgagtgccctcTGGGCGACACTTGGCAAAGATTATTTCACTATACTTTGCTGAGGGTTCATATGTAGACACTCGATaaagctttctttgccgagtgtcatttctggacacttggcaaagtacatttttatttttttattttctcaaccaaactttttgtggtatgttcctatactatgtagacctacatgtaacattttgggacaattagaaaagtgttttctatagctagtagatttagttcgtttatttgaatttctttggaaaattcacatttgaactgcaagtcactcgaaacttggaaaaccgtgcatgcaaaaatgatatccatgctatttagcacaagttacgactgatttcaggagcggaccggaaacttcgagcaccatgctcactcaacatggccgtgaacttgccatccagctgtttaaaaattgtataaaacacaaacaaagtcagaaaattatgaaacttgtccacatgtcatgatatcatatgtagaggttgtgataaaaatttgagaatgtttcgagaaagttgtgagacactatgtgtataaacctaggagaactacattgaaactctatgatttcatgtgtagttctcctaggtttctacacatagtacgtcacaactttctcgaaacattctcaaatttttatcacaacctctacatatgatatcatgacacgtggacaagtttcatgattttctgactttgtttgtgttttatacaatttttaaacaactagtTGGCAAGTTcatgaccatgtttagtgagcatgttgctcgaagtttccggtccgctcccgaaatcggtcgtaacttgtgctaaatagcatgagtgtcatttttgcatgcacggttttccaagtttcgagtgacttgcagttcaaatctgaattttccaaacaaattcaaataaacgaactaaatctactagctatagaaaacactattataattgtcccaaaatagtacatgtaggtctacatagtgtaataACATAACACAAAAGTTTGgttgacaaaataaaaaaaataaaaaatgctttgccgagtgccagcaggttgacactcggcaaagaatcctctttgccgagtgccaacgctCGGCCCTCGACAAAGGTTAACGACCGTCATCTttagacggccgctgacggccctttgccgaacaccgccttcgccgagtgtttggcactcggcaaagacatctttgccgagtggtaCTTTTGTGCCGAGAGTCCTACACTCGGTAAATgagctcgttaccgagagcaTGACTTTGCCGAGcaccgcactcggcaaaggcttctttaccgagtgcccgacaaaaagcactcggcaaagcgccgagcactcggcaaaggctcggattccggtagtggtgCCACAAATGTCTTTTTAGGAACTTAGATGCCAAGGAAATAAAATTTCATTTTGGTAGTCCATCGTGTTGAGTGCTTGCCGAGCTTCGAAGTCAATATTTTGTAGCTCGTTAAGTTTGTGTCTTACTTCTTAGTGTGGCTTGAGTTTTACATCTAGCAGTCGTGTCCTTTTTCATCCTGTCATAGTTGCATTATCAGGTTAGTAAGACCTGTTTGGTATTTTGGTTATCAATCCCACATACTATCGTATATTTTAGTGTTTTAGTACATTCTAAATATCAATAATATGTACCATGGATATTGTGAAATCGTGTGCGATCAAAACATTGTATTAGTTGACATTAGAACATTgtcataatttgttattgttaacGTATAGTGATTGACATGCTTTTGGATGTAATGCATGCATGTAAAATATGTGGTTTTGATTAATGTCAAATTATGCATGCGTGTTAATATGAGTCTTAATATTGTTGTAACACACTCGATGAAGTGGTGTTGCGAGGATTAACCTTCAGTCAAGCAATAGACTTATGCTTGTACACAGTTGTGTGTGTTGTTCATGTGCAGGTGTCGTTAAGGTAGAACATGGTGGGTGATGAGCTGAAACTAGGTTCGAGAGGAACTGAGGTTTTAGTACTAAGTTTAGGAAGGAACTGAGGTGCTATTAGCCAAGGATATCATGCGGGACGTTCGAACTTGAGAATGTGCAAATGAAAATGGATGTTGTGTTAAAGTCGCAGTGTGGTGTATGGTCATGTCACCAGGGGCGTATCTAGGGGTACCCTGGCATACCCTACGTACCCAACATATACACAGTATATATAAAAAAATTAAAAATATTTAACATAAAAGGGATGTTGCCCTAATAGTCTTGTAGATTGTGTTTCCTTTGTGTTTAGACTTATGGCCTCATGATCTATCTAATAAAGTATTAAGATGGTCTGCTAGATGATCAATACACTCGATCGCTCGGATTCTTGCACAATTTCTGAGTTATCATCTTATCTAGATGGTGATCCTCTTACTGAGTTTGATGAATCATTTAGTGCACTTAGTTGGTGGCATGATCATAAAAGAAGCTATCCAATTCTATCAATTCTAGCTAAATGTCTTAATTGTGCCTGTATAAACTATTTCTTCTTAGTGTGATTTCAGTTTACATGGCAGGTTGACACCAGAACATGTGGAGATGCTGTCTTTTGACAAGGATCGGGAACAAGCTGCTGCTCGGTAGCAACATAGTGTGGAGAACAAAGATCTTGAAGAGCTAATGGCAAACATGTATCTTGATGCACAAGAGGATGGTTCTGTTTGTGGTAGTGGTGGGGATGGACATGAAGTAATGCACCATTAAACTAAGATCATAAAAGAGCtaggttgtactctttttcctttAGGGTTGTATCCCCATGTAGTTAAAATGGGCTTTTACCTAAATGTTTTTAATGAGGCAACCAATGTAAACAACTATTTTTAAAGCGTGGTGATCTAATTTTTTATGTCTAGTTGTGGTTGTATACTTGTATGGCTAGTTGTGGTTGCTGATGGCTGGTGGCTGTGGGCTCATAAAACTTGTGGTTGCTGTCTGGCTGATACTTGTACGAGCTAGTGACTGTACTGTGTTTTTGTGTCCTTAATGGTTGTTTATGAAACTTGGTGTAAAATTCTATATATGGTTCTATCCTATATGGTTGTCTACAGGAATGTTGTTTATAAGACGGATTTGGGCCGTGCTTGGGCTGTTGTCAAGGCCCACATGCCGGGCGTGCCTCGGCCTGACTAATGCGGTCTGGTGTAGGTCCGGTTCGGCTCGTGCTAGTCCAGCCAGGCCCATTGGCCAGGTATAAATATAATATAACGTCCTCTTGCACTAATCCCATGATATAATTTTATTGTTACACTGATTTGTTTCTCCAGATTTATTCAGCAAACTGGTCGACAATATGCACCATGCATACGTGTATACATGTATATCGTCATATCGATGCGTCGTGCTGCCACCCGATCGATCGAGCATGCATATCAGATTGTCTTCTAATCTTGGCAATCGACGAACTGGTAGTCAACAGAAAGGTGGCCGTTGGCCATGCCCCCGCCATCGGTGTCAATTTGCTGGAACACCGAGATGTCCAGGTCGAGCCCGCCGTTGTCGCACTGGTCTACCACCCTCGCCACCGTGCTCGCTTGTGTCGCGCTGTTCGTCACCTGGTCAAGAAACCATTATTGCCGACTACGTTGTGAGTGCGCGAGAAGAAGACACAAACGCGCGCGACAGACACAGAGACAGTCAGACAGAGAAAGAAGATCGCACGCATGCATGTGCATGCATTCGCACCTGGAGGCAGCGGCCACATGAGGCCTGGCCATGATCACCGGCAGGGCCGCAGAACGCCGTCCACCCGTAGCGTTGCCGCCACGCCAGCGGCATGTCCGCGTCCCACGTCGCGCAGAACGTGCTCGCCTTCCGCATGTCCCAGTTTATGCTCTCTGGGTTGTACAGGTTGTACGTCGCCAGCACGCCGTCTGCCTCCTGTGCCTTCGCGCCATCAAAAGCGGCCAGGACGAACATGGCTAACGACGCCACGAGGAAGACGAGTGACACCCTTGAAACAGCCATCATATTGCGCTCTTTCTCTCTGGTTTTTTACTACTGTTTTGTAAATATAGCTTGTTATTAGCTCAGTATAGATCTGTGCATGTATCGGTTCTGTATGGCCATATTTATAGCTGCTGATGGCTACACTAGGTTCAGGTGCAAACAGAAAAGTAAGACGACGACTAGGCTGCTGGCGTGCTAGCTTAGTAGCCGTATTTTTTGTTAAGATATGATTATGAATCGACTTAGTTATCATCGCCTTGACCTGGTATATATGATGTTTCATTCGATAAGAACTATAGTATACGGTTACACGAGCTATGTCTAATAGCTTGTAATATTACTTCATATAGAAATGagctatgagattgatggttcgctTCCATATATATGTACGTACGTAGTAACATAGATAAGGTATTTAATTCGCAACTGACGAGCATAGAAGGCTTCAACACTGGACACTGCTGTACTTGCGTACATAGTGTCCTTTTTCAGAATGATATGCCTAGTTGTACACTGATGCATAGAGCATAAAGAAACTCTTTTTTTCTCCTGTTCCTTCACTCACAGAGCTGATGAAACCCTCTGCTCCTACTACAGTGCAGGAGCAAGAGCACTTAGATCCCTACCAAAGAGACCCATAGAGAGTTGGCATGCTGTGTCAATTATTAAATTAAATACTCCTTCCGTCCCAAAATAATCAGTCATTGTAGATCTTGTTTTTTTTATTTCTATATTCAAATGAATAATGATGAAACTAGACACATATACATTAATTGTCGTATGAATCCACTAAAACGATAAAATGAATTTTAATTTGGAACGAAGCAAAGGAGTATAATAGTTACCAGGATGTATTTGACGACATGATATCTCGTTTTTCTCGATTTCAATGATTCACAAAAACCTAGACTAGTTTTGTCAGTGTTTCGAACCTCCGCTCCGACAAGAACATTTGTATATGCGCGCTATGGGCTCCATACAGCGTGCTCAGTGGGTGCAATGTTTATACTGGTTCGGACAGAACGTCCCTACATTCAGTCTTCGGCGGCTTGCGTTATCGGCACCTTTGTTGCTCGATGCTCGTAGTATTGGTTGCAAGCGAGTTACAAGCGGGTGAGAGAGGGAGGAAGGGCTCCCAAGTCTCTTCTGTGGGGGTGGCCCTAAGACTACAGAACTGATGTCCTACGCTAAGCCTTGGCTCCGGCCTCCAGGTCTTCATGTCTCACCATGTGCGTGGTCGCCTTCCATCGAGTGTCTTCTGTCTCGTGTGTTCTTGGGTCCGTTCTCCATCTTCGTGGTTgacctcctccttttataggccaagATGGAGGTCGGCCGCCAGTGGCTTCTTTGAGAAGGAGTCATTATATCGTGGTAAAACTGAGCATCTTACCCTAGTGAGGCCGCTTGTCTGTATACACCTTGTCATCTCTGTTCGTGCTCATTAATAATGGATGGCATGGGTAGCGCGGGCCCTGGCACCATCATAACTACCTCTGCGCCACGTCGACACCTGGCCTCCGTAGTCCGGGTCTTGGCGTGGCTCGTCACGTTGCGGGCCCTGTGGATGGTTCGCACTCTTAGGCCTAGGCTTGATAGTCATGAGTGTTCCGCAGGCCAAGGGACTTATAGGTCATGAGTGCGCCATTGAGCAAAGAGCTGCATAAGTCATGAGTGCGCTGTAAGCCGAGGGGCTGCACATGTCATGAGTGGGAGATAGACCAACTCTCTATTGCGACCTGGTGTCAGGCATAGTTAATGCGACCGACCACTTATGGCGGGTCGGTATCGGGCTAGGCGTAGTTAATGCACCCGACCCTCCTATACTGCTCCACCACGCCCGACACCGGGCTCGGTGCCTCGGGGCTTATCCGGGGCGGGTGCTTCTGGGGTAGACGATTCCATTACTCTCTCACTAACGGGTGTCCCCTAATAGTTAGGAGGCTCCTATCTCGTGTGTTCTCTCTGACCGGTGGGCACTAGGGGCCAGAGGATCGTTTCCTCGACAAGTTTCGATTTCGGTTTTACCAGCAAAGAGatgaacaaaagaaaaaaatacACCAAATCGTAATTGATTTCGCCTTAGAAACCAAAAAAGGCATAGTGGTTTCATATGCATGACTTTGATATTAAAAATACTAATTTGGTTATTATATGGCTCTATACATCACTTAGGTCTTGCTTGATGTATATGTGTATTCGCCACAATCCATATGCCTTGAAATGAATTATGGTAGAATTTAGTTTAACTTTTACCATAATTCAATCCCTACTACTCCTTAAGAGCctattgtaggcgtccacaacGGTGGTTCTGCCTCGGTGATCAACGTCCACGTGATCCCCTCCATCCTCCCCACCGCCCGCCCTAGCACCTTCGGCCTCCACCCGCGCGGCCACGCCCTTGCGCCCCCAAATCTCGCAtccccaccctcctccccacgcCGTCAATGGCGCGCGCAGATCCCAGGTGGCTGAGGATCcgccccaccctcctccccacgcCGTTGATGGCGCGTGCAGATCCAGGTGGCCGAGGATCCACCCCACCCTCCTCTCCCCTTCTAGGCCCCTGCCGTGCCCCCGCATGCGGGTATGTCCCGCATCGCGAGATTCCGGTCTCCATCAGCTCGATCTAGTCCCCCACCCATCCGCACGATCTCCTCCCGTGTTGCGGCGCGGATCTCCTCCTCGGCGCGTAGATCGGCGCGATCCACTCCCGTGTCGCGGTGTCCTCCTCGGCCTCTCCTCCGTGACCCAAAAACTCGGTGCGATCTCTCTATGGATTGAGCCGACGCCTCCTAAAGGATCTACAGCGGCGGCGAGGTAAGCTCTTTTGGTCTTTTTTCTGCAGCGGTGGCGAGGTAAGCTCTCGGGTTGGCACAACCGTACAAGTTCATTTCTTGGTTGGATTTCCACCTCCTTTCTGCTAAACCGTGACTTAATTAGGTTTGGGAGATTTTCTCAAATCCGACAGGCATCATGAGTCGCCAAAAACATTACAAAACCACATGTATAAGACCTTTTTAGCACATACAAATTATAAGAGGTAGCAGTCATTACAAACCTCCATACGGTGGGGTAGATTGGCTCATCCACATTTAAAAGTACTCAGATAGACATCAATTAGTATTAGATAATATGGATTTCGGtctcaaaggtatgtttctactaTTAACAGTACATGCAGGCTCATTATATAAAACCTGTAAGTCATTATAGATCAACTGCAATCAATTTATGAATAACAAATATTAAGTTATTTCTTTTTGGTCTTATATCTTGGAATTGTAGCATAAACATCAGAGCTGAATAACACACCTGGCATTCTCAGATGATTAAATATCAAACAAACACCAAGCAGTATTACCTCAATGCCATCACGCATAAATAAGCGTATAAGTGTTGGTGCAATATAAAATATTGTCACTCCATATTTACCAACAATATCTCAACATCGGCTAGGATCAGGGAAATTTGGAGCCTAAGAGTTGTGTCTAATAAAATAGACTACAAGTTAGATATAGAGCAATTGCAAAATAACTAGCTGTATAACTGAATTTGTTAGTTTTGAGGCTACGTCTTTTCACTTCTACTCatgtcttaccttttccttcttgtGTCGAGTTTGTCTGTTGTACTGAGCATCGTGTATGTGTGTGTGCAGCGACTGTTTTGGTAATCACCTGTGTTATAAATACATATCATGGTTCAAATTTTATCCTTTTTGCAGTTCACAAGACTGTAAGGCCCAGCTGAAGCTTTCACCTCCAGACAGATAGTCCCTACAGAACAGAGGTACACTTTAGAACTCATTTCTCATTTCAGTACTAAATGAATAACTGCTATGGATTGGTAAAAAATGTGAGTCTAGGCTAATATAGTTGAAGGGCGGCAAGACTGGGTCCAAGGGCGGTGCTCGAGGACGAAGGAGAGGTGTAGGTGGTGTCACTGATGTGAAGTCCGTACCGGAGCACAGAGCTAGCATTGGCCATCGCCGTCGCCTTGTGCTACAGGTTCATTCACAACCGCAAAAGAAGCCTCTCTTCGTGGAAAGGTAGCTATAGTTCTTCTTGTCTGCTCAACTTTGGTAGATTTGTGATTTCCTTGCAAAGAAGAGACACAATGGAAACGACTTGGCAGATTAGCCGATTGGTTAGGGGATAGTTAGCTCCTCATTCCTTTTGTTTTTACCACCAAATCTCAAATACCCTTGTCGACGCTATTTGTATTGTATAGTTTTAAATCGATAGAACATTATAACATCAGAAGTTGACCACACAATGCTGTCTGGAGAGGCTCCTTGTATATTTGACTGTTGTGATTACGGTATGGAGGTTTGGTTGCTTTGGGGAGGAAGCAAAAGGCATCGATGCATTGAAAAAGGTCTTTAATTTCCCTTCTTGTGCCATCTTATTTTATTTCAGACCCCGTACTAAAATAGCTCCATGCCTCCACAATTTGTTTGCATGAATTTTAAATGAGTGTTACTTGGTTTACGGAGAATTTTAACCTGTTTTTAGTTGAACATGCCATTTGACTTACTATTTAGTTTTACATTTAAATGCTCCTCTTATTCTAGGATACTTTTCAGTGTTTCATCATCAATGTCTGAATATTTTTGTTTTCAAATTATTGTAGGACTATTTGGATGCCAAATTCAAGGAAATAGGGCACAACAACATGTACTCCCCtcatgctacccccaactcattGTTCTACTTTATGTCACAAGTATGCCGACATATTCTTGTGTCAACGCCTTGTGTGTCGCTAAAAGTCTATATACCGACAGATTGTCTGATGATATTCCCTATGTGCAGTTTAAAAAAAAGAATCATGCATACAAATATATGCTAATAAAACAAATAATAAAACGATTATGATGAATATTGCAGGACAACTTGAATAATATGTAGCTCAGAATATATGAAATTTGATTACTAAAAGAAAGAAATCAATCTTTGACTTTGAATTCCAACATATATTGGTTTGTTGGAACACGGTTTGTGTGATGAACGTATAAAATAATAGCATACATGTTTTCTAAATTCTGATGTGATCTTTCAGTTCTATTACATGCAAAGTCTAAAGATTCATCTAGCAAACTGAAATCTCTCCATCGCCTCTTCCCTACAACATAGCTGGGTGTTACGCCAACGGCTAGCATGCATGCGAGTAATCATTTTTTCCACACACTTCAAGCACTCTGATCCTTGCTTCCAGCACCTCTTCCCTACAACATATTTCAATAATTTGTCAATTACTATATCAACAGGTCTATAAACTCCCAACAGAAAATACAAACTGAAAGTTCAATAAAAGTATTATATAGAGCTTGTTCGGTTCCAAGTTGGGTGGCTAAAATGAGAATTATATTACTAATGCAGTATAGCCAATTACAACAGACCCATAGTGACTATAATATCTTGGCCTCAACATTCACAAGTGAATGAGTATAGCCAATTACAACACACCCATAGTACTTAGACTATGCTTCAACGATCAGAGTACAAATTGCGGAACAAAGAAAAGAGACTCAAAATTCCTATCATATTTCTTCTTTGACGCATAACTTGCTGAAGAGCTTAGAAGACATCTCTGAAGAGACTTGTATACTTTTTAATGATACAGAATGATGCTGTCTTAATATAACAGTTAAAGTAGGCTAAAGTTGTATGGTTGCAATCTTTGTACAAGAGTTATCTTGAATTTTATGGTGAAGTACGATGTCAAAGACACTAGGCCTGTGCAAACATGAGAAAGTAATTGATAATACTGATAGGATGCCAAAATATTTCTAGGAACTCTTCTATCCCAGCCCTTCCATATAGTCTTAATCTCACTTGAATAGAATAGAAGATGGAGGCTTACTGATGAGCTAATACTCTCTCATGATGCCAAACAGGCTACTGATGAATCAAGAATCGAGCAAGCTACTCAACTTCTGGTGTCCGCTAGAATTTAAAAAGGAAGATAAAATGCTCACATTATGGCAGCCCCTTTAAACCATCTCTCATGAATTAAAATTAAGCAGAAGAATGAATAAAATAAGTAGCTGAATTACCTCACATTGATAACATCATCAACTTTTCTAGTCAGCCAGTGGCACAAAGAAGAGGATTCCCACAATCGCAACAACCAAAAAACTAAAAAACAAGAGACGCACCTTCAATTTCAACAGTGGTCTCAGCAATGGGCTACAAGCACAAATATGTACTAACCAGCATGCAAGCTAACAGCCAAAGAAATAGGAGATCAAATCTGTGCGGAACGCAATTAAATGTACCAGTGTTGCACCTGTTCATGATAATGAATTGGAACATCCTTTCGATTACGCATGACACAACATCCTTTCGATCAAATTAGTGCTAAGGAATATGTGTTGTTTAGCATATGCAAAGGCCAAAGGATACATATATACTCACTGAATTTTCCAAGGTAGAGATCCTTATTACGAGCCATCCCTCCGATCCCTACTTACCATCGCCCATGCTGGTGATGTCTGCCATTTGATTGGAGACAAGAAGACTCTTAGACAATATGTAAAATGACAATCCAAAGCATGACTGCAAATGAAAGATGAGAGGGACGTGCTCGAGACACCTTGATGTTCTTATCTTGATCAACATCGGAGAAACAGCCAGTGTTGGTCCTCGACCTTTCTGTGGGTCTTCCTGCTTTGCATATATGTCAGGGTCATGGCACATTATGAGCTGCCTCCATGAACGCCTGCTCTAGAATCTTCATCTTGTCCTCGCTGAGTTGCTGCTCTATCCTATCACCATCAGCTTTGCCCCCCAAGTAGATCACTTGTGGTCGTCTTCCACATCAATAGGGCACTCACAGTGGCCCAGGCTATGGCCACGGGAGCCGTGACCCCCACTACCATGCCCTCCGCCATCTTCGTCGTTGTGGACCCCGCCGACCAAGAGTTAAACTGCCTGTTTCACGACTTCCTATGGCGACAACTTCGGTTGCT
Proteins encoded:
- the LOC109945686 gene encoding pathogenesis-related protein PR-4, producing the protein MAVSRVSLVFLVASLAMFVLAAFDGAKAQEADGVLATYNLYNPESINWDMRKASTFCATWDADMPLAWRQRYGWTAFCGPAGDHGQASCGRCLQVTNSATQASTVARVVDQCDNGGLDLDISVFQQIDTDGGGMANGHLSVDYQFVDCQD